Part of the Thermococcus celericrescens genome is shown below.
CCGTCAAACGCCTCCGTCTTCCTCGACGGGGAACCGGTAGATGGCCAGTCTGTTGAGGCCTCACCGGGGAGGCACGTCGTCCTCGTAACAGCCCCCGGCCACGTCGCCGAGAACTTGAGCGTCCTGCTCGCTCCAAACGAGTCGAGGGTTCTAAAAATCGGCCTGAAGCCCCTGCCCGTCCTCTCGGTCACCACGGAGCCACCCGGGGCCCTGGTATCGGTCGGGAACGAAACGTGCAGGAGCCCCTGCAGGCTGGCCCTTGAACCGGGGCGCCACACCGTAGAGACATCTCTGGAGGGCTACCTGACGCGAGCAGGACCGTTTATCTGAAGCCTGGGGAGGTGGTCAACGTCACCGTGACCCTTGAGAGGGCCGGGGAGGAGGTGGAGACCCGGACGAACGGGCCCGGGAACTCCACGGTCCAGCCTGAAGGGCCAACGGACACCCCTGCGCCGACGTCTCCCTCGGAAATGGGCTCCGGCGGCGCGGCCTACAGACTGCTCGCGCTTGTCGCGGTGGTCCTGCTGACGGGGATTGTCCTCAGGCGGAGGTGAGCGAATGGGACGCGTCAAAGAACAGCTGAAGTGGGAGCTGGAGGACCCCTACGTGGCCCTCATATTTGTTTTCAGCTTCGTCCTGCTCGCGGTGACGTTCTACACCAATCTTTTCAGCATTAACGCGAACGTGATGCCCATGGGGCTGGAGATGGCCAGGGGGCAGGCCGCCGCGGGGACAGCCATGCTTTTTCCTGGACTCTCCGATAAGTCCTCCACAATCTTCGCCATTACCGGCGTTCTCCTTGCATCCCTTACCATCCGCTACGACAGGGACACGAGGGTTGCAAAGAGCGTCTACTCCCTTCCCATCAGGAACCACGAGGTTATCCTGGCAAAGTTCATTACGGTCTTCACCGTCCTCTTCCTCTCAGCCTTCAGTGCGGCTTTTGT
Proteins encoded:
- a CDS encoding ABC transporter permease produces the protein MGRVKEQLKWELEDPYVALIFVFSFVLLAVTFYTNLFSINANVMPMGLEMARGQAAAGTAMLFPGLSDKSSTIFAITGVLLASLTIRYDRDTRVAKSVYSLPIRNHEVILAKFITVFTVLFLSAFSAAFVAYIYAYEDSPGMIKEGMLGQRYLLIHLMYWLEASLYVSALSSLIALLSPGTFASILGGITVMYIPEILDWDFLPPRILNDGLVKAHAVFWDPGEKLSVFFNTTFYAGLLLPLVVLSLTLVLSEWRDVS
- a CDS encoding PEGA domain-containing protein produces the protein MSVLLAPNESRVLKIGLKPLPVLSVTTEPPGALVSVGNETCRSPCRLALEPGRHTVETSLEGYLTRAGPFI